The following are encoded in a window of Castanea sativa cultivar Marrone di Chiusa Pesio chromosome 5, ASM4071231v1 genomic DNA:
- the LOC142634214 gene encoding GDSL esterase/lipase 1-like codes for MASLSCFFCVFVSLLNLISCHVQSKPNGEHKTLFVFGDSLFDPGNNQYLNGSSMEGGSISWPYGETYFNHSTGRLSDGRIVPDFVAQFAKLPILPPYLQPIAHHFTDGANFASAGAGVLVQTHPGTINLPAQLSNFKAVGKSLRQKLGDVEAKKVLMRAVYLFSIGGNDYFSFYSENPNASQSYRRQYVGMVIGNLTSVLKEIYDLGGRKIVFQNAGPLGCLPAMKARSPQLGSGCAEEPSALARVHNSALANVLKKLESKLPEFKYSIFDYYNALGDRVNNPSKYGFKNGKAACCGSGAYRGMNCGGGRNGTEPYDLCSNPSEYVWFDGGHTTETANRQLAELIWSGAPNVTSPYNVQQLFGHA; via the exons ATGGCGAGTCTAAGCTGCTTTTTCTGTGTGTTTGTGAGCCTTCTCAACCTAATCAGCTGCCATGTTCAGTCCAAGCCAAATGGAGAACATAAGACCTTGTTCGTATTTGGGGACTCACTCTTTGATCCAGGCAACAACCAGTACCTCAATGGTAGTAGTATGGAAGGTGGATCAATTTCTTGGCCATATGGAGAAACCTACTTCAACCATTCCACTGGAAGACTCTCTGATGGCCGTATAGTCCCTGACTTTGTTG CCCAGTTTGCCAAATTGCCTATACTTCCACCATACTTACAACCAATCGCACATCATTTCACTGATGGGGCTAACTTTGCTTCAGCTGGAGCAGGTGTTCTTGTTCAAACTCACCCTGGAACG ATAAATCTCCCAGCGCAGCTAAGCAATTTTAAGGCTGTAGGGAAGTCACTAAGGCAGAAACTAGGCGATGTAGAAGCCAAGAAGGTGCTGATGAGAGCTGTATACTTGTTTAGCATTGGAGGCAACGATTACTTCAGCTTTTACTCGGAGAACCCCAATGCTTCTCAGTCCTACCGAAGACAATACGTGGGGATGGTCATAGGCAACTTGACTAGTGTGCTCAAA GAAATATATGATTTAGGAGGAAGGAAAATTGTATTTCAGAATGCAGGGCCTTTGGGTTGCCTGCCAGCCATGAAAGCAAGGAGTCCCCAACTTGGCAGTGGGTGTGCTGAAGAACCCTCAGCTTTGGCAAGAGTACACAACAGTGCTCTAGCCAATGTGCTTAAAAAATTAGAGAGCAAGTTACCggaattcaaatattcaatctTTGATTACTACAACGCACTCGGAGACAGAGTGAACAACCCTTCAAAATATG GCTTCAAGAATGGTAAAGCTGCATGCTGTGGCAGCGGGGCATATAGGGGAATGAATTGTGGAGGAGGCAGAAATGGAACAGAACCATATGATTTATGCAGTAATCCTAGTGAGTATGTGTGGTTTGATGGTGGTCATACTACTGAAACAGCCAACCGCCAGTTAGCTGAGCTGATTTGGAGTGGAGCACCAAATGTCACAAGCCCGTACAATGTGCAACAACTATTTGGACATGCATAA
- the LOC142633580 gene encoding GDSL esterase/lipase 1-like — MASLSYFLCVFVGLLNLISSHVQSKPNKEHKTLFVFGDSLFDPGNNQYLNGSSVEGGSISWPYGETFFNHSTGRLSDGRIVPDFVAQFARLPILPPYLQPIAHHFTDGANFASAGGGVLVQTHPGTINLPAQLSYFKAVVKSLRQKLGDVKAKKVVKKAVYLFSIGGNDYFSFSSQYPNASQSDRIRYVEIVIGNLTSVLKDLYGLGGRKIAFQNAGPLGCLPAIKAMNPQLGGKCAEEPSALARLHNRALANALKKLESKLPGFKYSIFDYYNALLDKVNNAPKYGFENGKDACCGSGPYRATNCGGGRNGKEPFKVCSDPGAYVWFDGGHTTEAANWQLAELIWSGEPNVTGPYNVKQLFEEA, encoded by the exons ATGGCGAGTCTAAGCTACTTTTTATGTGTGTTTGTGGGCCTTCTCAACCTAATCAGCAGCCATGTTCAGTCCAAGCCGAATAAAGAACATAAGACCTTGTTCGTATTTGGGGACTCACTCTTTGATCCAGGCAACAACCAGTACCTCAATGGTAGTAGTGTGGAAGGTGGATCAATTTCTTGGCCATATGGGGAAACTTTCTTCAACCATTCCACTGGTAGACTCTCTGATGGCCGTATAGTCCCTGACTTTGTTG CCCAGTTTGCCAGATTGCCTATACTTCCACCATACTTGCAACCAATTGCACATCATTTCACTGATGGGGCTAACTTTGCCTCAGCTGGAGGAGGTGTTCTTGTTCAAACTCACCCTGGAACG ATAAATCTCCCAGCGCAGCTAAGCTATTTTAAGGCTGTAGTGAAGTCACTCAGGCAGAAATTAGGTGATGTAAAAGCCAAGAAGGTAGTGAAGAAAGCTGTGTACTTGTTTAGCATTGGAGGCAACGATTACTTCAGCTTTTCCTCACAGTACCCCAATGCTTCTCAGTCTGACCGAATAAGATACGTGGAGATTGTCATAGGCAACTTGACTAGTGTGCTGAAA gattTATATGGTTTAGGAGGAAGGAAAATTGCATTTCAGAATGCAGGGCCTTTGGGTTGCCTACCAGCCATAAAAGCAATGAATCCCCAACTTGGTGGCAAGTGTGCTGAAGAACCCTCAGCTCTTGCAAGACTACACAACAGAGCTCTAGCCAATGCCCTTAAAAAGTTAGAGAGCAAGTTGCCAGGTTTCAAGTATTCAATCTTTGATTATTACAATGCGCTTCTAGACAAAGTGAACAACGCTCCAAAATATG GCTTCGAGAATGGTAAGGATGCATGTTGTGGCAGTGGACCATATAGGGCAACGAATTGTGGAGGAGGGAGAAATGGAAAAGAACCATTTAAGGTATGCAGTGATCCTGGTGCGTATGTGTGGTTTGATGGTGGCCATACTACTGAAGCAGCGAACTGGCAATTAGCTGAGCTGATATGGAGTGGAGAACCAAATGTCACAGGCCCTTACAATGTGAAACAACTATTTGAAGAAGCGTAA
- the LOC142633492 gene encoding GDSL esterase/lipase 1-like, producing MVSLSYLFCVFVSLLDDPASCPVQPKPEGEHKTLFIFGDSLFDPGNNKYLNSSVEGGSISWPYGETFFNHSTGRLSDGRVVPDFVAQFAKLPILPPYLQPIAHHFTDGANFASAGGGVLVQTHPGTINLPAQLSYFKAVVKSLRQKLGDVEAKKVLMRAVYLFSIGGNDYFSFYLENPNASQSYRRQYVGMVIGNLTSVLKEIYDLGGRKIAFQNAGPLGCLPSMKAMSPQLGSGCAEEPSALARLHNSALANVLKKLESKLPGFKYSIFDYYNALGDRVNNPSKYGFKNGKAACCGSGAYRGKNCGGGSNGTEPYELCSNPSEYVWFDGGHTTETANRQLAELIWSGAPNVTGPYNVQQLFGHA from the exons ATGGTGAGTCTAAGCTACCTGTTCTGTGTGTTTGTGAGCCTTCTTGATGATCCTGCCAGCTGCCCTGTTCAGCCCAAGCCAGAGGGAGAACATAAGACCTTGTTTATATTTGGGGACTCACTCTTTGATCCAGGCAACAACAAGTACCTCAATTCTAGTGTGGAAGGTGGATCAATTTCATGGCCGTATGGGGAAACTTTCTTCAACCATTCCACTGGGAGACTCTCTGATGGCCGTGTAGTCCCTGACTTTGTTG CCCAGTTTGCCAAATTGCCTATACTTCCACCATACTTACAACCAATTGCACATCATTTCACTGATGGGGCTAACTTTGCCTCAGCTGGAGGAGGTGTTCTTGTTCAAACTCACCCTGGAACG ATAAATCTCCCAGCGCAGCTAAGCTATTTTAAGGCTGTAGTGAAGTCACTAAGGCAGAAACTAGGCGATGTAGAAGCCAAGAAGGTTCTGATGAGAGCTGTATACTTGTTTAGCATTGGAGGCAACGATTACTTCAGCTTTTACTTGGAGAACCCCAATGCTTCTCAGTCCTACCGAAGGCAATACGTGGGGATGGTCATAGGCAACTTGACTAGTGTGCTCAAA GAAATATATGATTTAGGAGGAAGGAAAATTGCATTTCAGAATGCAGGACCTTTGGGTTGCCTACCTTCCATGAAAGCAATGAGTCCCCAACTTGGTAGTGGGTGTGCTGAAGAACCCTCAGCTTTGGCAAGACTACACAACAGTGCTCTAGCCAATGTGCTTAAAAAATTAGAGAGCAAGTTACCAGGATTCAAATATTCAATCTTTGATTACTACAACGCACTTGGAGACAGAGTGAACAATCCTTCAAAATATG GCTTCAAGAATGGTAAAGCTGCATGTTGTGGCAGTGGAGCATATAGAGGAAAGAATTGTGGAGGAGGAAGCAATGGAACAGAACCATATGAGTTATGCAGTAATCCTAGTGAGTATGTGTGGTTTGATGGTGGCCATACTACTGAAACAGCCAACCGCCAGTTAGCTGAGCTGATTTGGAGTGGAGCACCGAATGTCACAGGCCCTTACAATGTGCAACAACTATTTGGACATGCATAA